The genomic segment ACATCGGCAGACCGACGGATGCTGCGTGCTCACCGAGTTCGCGCAGACGCGTCACCGCGAGCGCCCGGGTGTCCGCGTCGTCGGGATCGACAGGGCCCTGTGCGGTCCAGAACCACAGCGCCTTGCGCTGAGCCTCCGTGAACGGCTGGTGCAGGCCCGTCGAGAAGATCTTCATCCCCATCTCAGCGGCCGCGTCGATCGCGCGGTGCGCGTAGGCGAGGTTCTGCTCGCCCTTCCCCGGCTCGATCACGCTCTGGCGCTGGACGTGCGCCGAGATCAGATCGATGCCGTGGCGGCGCGCGACAGCGGTCAGCTCTCCGCGCCGCGCGGGGGTCAGATCTGCCGGCCGGATGTGGCTGTCGGCGATCTCCACGGCGTCGAATCCCACGCTCGCGACCCGGCGGAAGATGCCGTCCCACACGTCGGGGCTGGCGTCGTGCAGGCGCGTGCCGTCCCGCAGCACCGGTGAGAATCCGTGCATGCAGACGGCGATGGGCCAGGTCTCACGGGTGTGAGGTTGTGCGGGTGCAGCCATGACGACTCCATTGACGTGGAGATCCGCCGATCGACGAATCTTCATAGATCCTATAGGAAATCACGTGATGCGCAAGGCTCGTGCGAAGAGGCCTGCCAGCCCCTCCTGGTCAGCCGCGCGCGAGGTCGAGCGAGCGCGCACGCACCTGCTCGATGTGGTGGCGCATGAGGGCCTCCGGCGCATCAGGGTCATCGCCGGCGAACGCCTCGGCGATCGCCTCGTGCTCGGCGATCGCCTCGCGGACGTCGGTGACACCGTGCAGCACGGACTGCCGCATGCGGTGCAGCTGCGCACCGAGCGACTCCGACATCTCGTTCAGGTAGCGATTGCCGCAATGGTGGAAGACGACGCGGTGGAAGTCCGCGTCGGCAGCGAAGTACGCGGTGGTCAATTCGACATCCGTCGAGCCCGCACGCAGCGCAGTGATCACCTGCTCACCGATCTGGCGATGGGTGTCCTCGGCCGCACGCAGTTCGCTCAGCATCTCCGGCGACGCGGGGGTCGCGAGCCTGGCGGCATGCGACTCGAGCATGAGGCGCGCATCGAACAACTCGCGCAGCTGCTGCGCACCGAGCGGTGGCGCCACGCGGTATCCCTTCAGCGCCTCGCGCGTGACCAGCCCGGTTCGTTCGAGCTGCACCATCGCTTCCCGCACGGGGGTCTGCGACACACTCAGCTGACGAGCGATCGTGTCGATGGACAGTCGAGCGCCCGGCGCAGCGTCACCGCTGAGCAGCAGCTGCAGAATGCGCTCGTACACATGGTCCCGCAGTCCTCTGCGCTCGATCGTGTCGTCGAGCCCCTTCAGGCCTCCACCGGTCCCCATACGTCGGTCACTCTCCCTCGCCCACTGGTCAGGCCGCCAGTGGCCTCACTTCATCGAGGATCTCACGGAAGGCCTCCGGGTCATGCGCGAAGCGACCGAGGAACAGGCCGTCGACACTGTCGGCGATCTGCGTGAGCAGCCCAGGCCCGGCGCTGCCTCCGTAGATCACCCGTGCGGACACGCCCTCCTGCTCGAGGTGGTCGGAGAGCAGTGCGCACACGCCGCGGATGTGATCGGCGCCGGCCGGCTCAGGGGCACCGATCGCCCACAGCGGCTCGTACGCCACCACCACCGGGGCCGACACCCCTGCCGCGGCAGCCTCCCGCAGCCCGGAGCGGACCTGCGCGATGCAGGCCTCTGCGGCAGCCGCCGCATCCTGCCGCTCCGCCTCTCCGACGCACAGCAACGGAGTGAGTCCGTTGCGCAACGCGGCGTGCACCTTCCTGGCGACGATCTCGTCGGTCTCACCGAACATCCGGCGGCGCTCCGCGTGACCGACCTCCACGAACTCGCACCCGAGTTCCGCGAGAACCGCACCCGAGACCTCACCGGTGAACGCGCCGGCATCCTCCGTCGCGAGGTCCTGCGCCCCGACCGCGAGTCGCCCACCGTGCTCGACGGCCGCGGGAATGGACGGATACTGCGGCATCACGAAGGCGGTCACTGCGGGCGCTGCCGGATGCTCGTCGAGGATCCGGGCGACGGCGCGCACCCAGTCAACCGTCTGCGCGTGACTGAAGTACATCTTCAGGCTCGCGCCGATCAGCAGCGGCCGCATGAGGGGATCAGACTCCTTCGTACGCGCAGATCTCCTGCACCTTCTCGGCCGAGGCGCTGCTCGGGTCGAAGGTGTAGGTGAGCCACTCGGATGCGAGACGCCGAGCGAGCTCGATGCCGATGACACGCTGCCCCATGCAGAGCACCTGTGCGTCGTTCGACAGCACGGAGCGCTCGACGCTGAACGAGTCATGAGCGGTGACGGCACGAATGCCGGCGACCTTGTTCGCCGCGATCGCGACGCCCAGCCCTGTGCCGCAGATGAGGATCGCGCGATCCGCTTCGCCGGCTGCGACCTTCTCCCCCGCCGCAGTGGCGATGCCGGGGTAGTTCGTGTGGCTGTCCGCATCCACGCCGACGTCCAGCACGGACTCGACGAGAGGGTTGGCGAGCAGGTCCGCCTTGATGCGTTCCTTGTATTCGTAGCCCGCGTCGTCCGAGCCGATCACCAGTCGAAGTGCCATGTCATTCATTCCCTTCCAGGATGTCGAGGACGGTGTGAGCGATGAGCGCGAAGGAGACCGCGCCGGGGTCAGGGGTGCCGAGGCTCTTGTCACCGTGCGAGCGCGCACGGCCGAGCTTGGCAGTGAGGTCGGCGGTGGACTTCGCCGCACGATCGGCGGTGTCGGCAGCATCCGACCACGCGGGAACGAGCTCGGTCCCCGCCGCGACGAGTTCGGCGAGACGGTCGGCGAACGGGACGATCGCATCGATCATCGTCTTGTCACCCACCTTTGCCTTGCCGAAGGACATCACCGCGTCCTTCATGGCGGTGACGCCCGCGGCGATCCGCGCCGCATCCACCTCGGCATCGTCACCGAGCGTCGCGCC from the Microbacterium ginsengiterrae genome contains:
- a CDS encoding sugar phosphate isomerase/epimerase family protein, with the translated sequence MAAPAQPHTRETWPIAVCMHGFSPVLRDGTRLHDASPDVWDGIFRRVASVGFDAVEIADSHIRPADLTPARRGELTAVARRHGIDLISAHVQRQSVIEPGKGEQNLAYAHRAIDAAAEMGMKIFSTGLHQPFTEAQRKALWFWTAQGPVDPDDADTRALAVTRLRELGEHAASVGLPMSLEMYEDTYLGTADSAVRLIEEIGLDNVGLNPDIANLIRLHRPIEDWLEMHEKTLPYANYWHVKNYTRDESADGSWQTSVPTSMELGLINYRETVSRAIELGFNGPFLMEQYGGDSLGVCATNRDYLRTLLPESAQN
- a CDS encoding GntR family transcriptional regulator, yielding MGTGGGLKGLDDTIERRGLRDHVYERILQLLLSGDAAPGARLSIDTIARQLSVSQTPVREAMVQLERTGLVTREALKGYRVAPPLGAQQLRELFDARLMLESHAARLATPASPEMLSELRAAEDTHRQIGEQVITALRAGSTDVELTTAYFAADADFHRVVFHHCGNRYLNEMSESLGAQLHRMRQSVLHGVTDVREAIAEHEAIAEAFAGDDPDAPEALMRHHIEQVRARSLDLARG
- a CDS encoding triose-phosphate isomerase family protein encodes the protein MRPLLIGASLKMYFSHAQTVDWVRAVARILDEHPAAPAVTAFVMPQYPSIPAAVEHGGRLAVGAQDLATEDAGAFTGEVSGAVLAELGCEFVEVGHAERRRMFGETDEIVARKVHAALRNGLTPLLCVGEAERQDAAAAAEACIAQVRSGLREAAAAGVSAPVVVAYEPLWAIGAPEPAGADHIRGVCALLSDHLEQEGVSARVIYGGSAGPGLLTQIADSVDGLFLGRFAHDPEAFREILDEVRPLAA
- a CDS encoding ribose-5-phosphate isomerase; this encodes MALRLVIGSDDAGYEYKERIKADLLANPLVESVLDVGVDADSHTNYPGIATAAGEKVAAGEADRAILICGTGLGVAIAANKVAGIRAVTAHDSFSVERSVLSNDAQVLCMGQRVIGIELARRLASEWLTYTFDPSSASAEKVQEICAYEGV